CGTAAAACTGGCAAAATAATGAGATTTTATGCGTCGCGAATATAGACCAAGACGAAAAGTATTTAGTTACCTAGCATCCTACTACATAGCATGATAATCCCGACAGTCACTTCACTAGTACTTTTCAAAaaagtacagttaaagcagtaAAATTAAGCGAAATAGTGTGAACCTGTCTGCTAGACTGGTATATACAGTCCACTCAACAAGCTTCCAACGAGTTTTATCACTGCCCATGATATTTTTAATTGCTTCTCACTATGTTCATTCAAGTTTCTGTGCTAGGCGGTTAAGTACGCTGAACTTGGGTGCTAGTGGAATCATCCCTGCAAAGAGTGCTCTGCACTCGAAATACTTTTACGGAAATGAAAATTTAATCGCCATCTAAAGTGATGCCCGACGACATAGGCATACGTCTGATGTTACCTGGGTGGGATACTATTGATTAGCGGATttgtaattttgaaatattactataagagaattttttttactattggGGCAGCACTTTTCAATCAAGTCCCCAACGTTTATTAGGTACTCGATATCCCAAATTGCTACTTGTTTTGTTTGGCACTGGGCTAGTATTCTTCGGTTTTAAGCAATATACGAAAAATCAAATCATTTAGGTAATAAGGGTTGGGGCTGGGGCAGAAATAGGGAATGTTGTCTAAAAAAATCCGTCTCCCTGTATGGGAAATGAACGCACGCATAACACAACTCCACCACCAGGACACGGTTAAGCGAAAACGTTTTTCACCGCTTCGCCCCTGACCGATCAAGAAGACAGTGGGACATGGAATGAGTAAACAAACTTCTGCCGCACCAAGGAATGTGAAAGTTTAAATAGAACTTGGATAATCGAATTGTAGTTTTCATTTTGCTCCGTATACCAAGCTACTTGCATTTATTGGGGCTTCGCAGGAGCTGCATATTTCCAGAACTAAAAGCAGACGAAACGAAggaaatgtgtgtgtgtgtgcgtgtttcatttttctttgtCGGTTAAATTTTAGCTTCTTTATGGGTTTCGAAGGTGGTAAGTAGAGGAAACTTTGTGTGATGTTACTCCGTTTGCTGGTGAAACTTAAGTCATATGTCAGGAAAGTACTTAAAAACTATGTCTGCAATTCGTTTCCTGCACGACAATGGATGGTGTGCGAGTGTGAGAGCAGGTACGTGGTGAATTTCCGGTGACATTTCCTGATCCACTTTCCGGTTTCCGAGGCCTTTGCTTTCCGGGTTGGATAGTAATTTGCGGCGATGTTGTTATAAACTATTTCAACATTTTGGAAAATTGTGGCAACATTCTTGGATATTCCGAGGAAACACAGAGTGAAAGCATAACTTTGCATTTGTGGTCACAAACTTGGTCGGGGGGCTAGTGTTAAGTTATGTTTGAAATCCGCCCAAATGAATAAAATACATCCCAAAATCTAAGAACATTTGTTTGATAGACTAACTCATTCCTAGAATAACATTTTGgcgaagattttttcaaaatttgttcacaGGGTTCGACATACGTACATCGTACATACTCAAACTTAAATGCTAATTCGCCAATTGAAAACTGATTTACTAATATGCAAGTTATACAAATGATAAACATTATTAAGTAAATGAAATACAACAAGCATCGAGCGGATTGTTCTGCCCATATTGCGCTCGGCGTGCTGAACGTCTCAACAATTCACTGTTTGGAACTGTGTATCGTCAATTCGGGAGCGTTAAAACGAAGCCTCACCAAAAGTCTGGGACAGTCGATAATACCTTCAAGCATGTCAAAAATGAAGAGCCTTTGGACTTGGAGCAAGGTTCTTTCTTTCAAAGTATGAATATTATTAAGTGCACAACGATGTTGATAGGATGGTAGCTGTTGTTTACTCCAAGGCTCCGTTTCATTTCATGAAACTTGAACTTCGATGAATACGAATGAAAGTTTTGCTCTTTAaacattcattatttttaaattgtcaCTTCAGCCATCAAGTACGGAAACAATTTCGGAAATGAAATCATCCtaacaaaatttcggcaaattttACATTATAAACCAATTCATAAAATTGCTCAATACCTTATGTTGTATTGCAACACCGTAATAATAGGTACACATACTTAAATTATAAAACTTCCAAAAACCCAGCAATTAAGCAGAACAAAACATGGTAGCTCTTCATGTAACGTAATACAAGGTACCTATATTGTTTGACTTCATCAACATTTTTTCCAATGCATGCAGACCACACCTTTGAACCTTAATTATCTGTTTATTCTAGTGGGAGTGATGAATTCGACGATTCAAACGGAAGGACTACCGTCGCCGTCCAATAACTATCTGCAACGATTCAGTTCGACTTCAACACGGTCGGTGCTGGGACGGGTTTGTGCAATGGCCGGTGGGGAAGCTTTGGAAAGCATTCGGCAAGCAGTACATCCCTGTGAAGTAGTGTGCAAGTGCTTGGGATTGATTCCACTATTTATGGAGAAGAATTTGCCAGCATGGAAGCACTGGGCCAACAGCGCACATCTTCTTTTAACAGCGTTGTTCATCATTCGAGCGATTTGGCATTGCATGCCAATTGAATTGGATAACGATCCGGAGTCAATGGTCATGAAACATAGCGGAGTGATAATGATTGTTTCATATTACATTCAACCAATTGGTGGTACAGTCACCAGTCGGATGTTTAGTGCAcagatttggaaaattttcaaaaagtttgatGTGATGGATAGTAAGGTAGAAATGTTGTTGATAAAATCTCTTACGTTAAACCTGATTTTCTTATTAGTTCAAGATGCTAAATTGTCCGTCACAACACCGAAAAGAAAACCGTTTCGTTCTCATATCAACCACATGTGCCATCGTCGGATCTTTCTATTCTTTGATGCTGTACACAGTATATCCATTGGAAGTAGATGTTGAATACGTATTCGAGTTGATATACTTTACGTGGCACTACTCTTTATCCTGTGTTTATGCCTCATCAATATCGTATGTTCTTCTCGAGCGATGGAAACTTATGAATACGACAATCAGGTGATTTGAATGCTGTTTAGTTTCAAACTCATCTTCAACTGCTTCTATTTTAGTAATAAATTCCCGCCGTGCAAATTAGTCAGAGAAGTCGCAACTGCATCCAAAATCAATGAAGATCAGCAACTTAAAAGCTTGGAAAACATCCGATTCATCGTAGACGAACTTAATGAAACGATAGATTTGGTGAATAGTTTCTTTTCTACGCAGGTAAGGAAGGTTGGAGAATCTTCAATTCTTCATATTAATCGAAATCAGTAATTCAAAATGGTTTGATGTAACGTCGGAAAGGAATATGAAAACTGGCTTGATTACCATAAAAAATCAACTATCCAATCGTGAAACTTACATTCCATGAACTACAAATTAAGGAGCTGAAGAGAattagagttttggcacttcctcagcaagcgtgctgagaattttcacctaccccgggcaattcgaatgccaaaggggattaggctctatGTATCTCATTCGCTGGTTAACTTAacatccta
The nucleotide sequence above comes from Armigeres subalbatus isolate Guangzhou_Male chromosome 3, GZ_Asu_2, whole genome shotgun sequence. Encoded proteins:
- the LOC134224820 gene encoding uncharacterized protein LOC134224820 isoform X1 is translated as MEKNLPAWKHWANSAHLLLTALFIIRAIWHCMPIELDNDPESMVMKHSGVIMIVSYYIQPIGGTVTSRMFSAQIWKIFKKFDVMDSKFKMLNCPSQHRKENRFVLISTTCAIVGSFYSLMLYTVYPLEVDVEYVFELIYFTWHYSLSCVYASSISYVLLERWKLMNTTISNKFPPCKLVREVATASKINEDQQLKSLENIRFIVDELNETIDLVNSFFSTQMLCCVGITFVIGVGCSFYLFRAFIYRNDQLFMGAINFIWYMYYLSFVLLFIVTASKISDESQRTGIIVHKAINFCHTSRTVVNELMIFSQQLLHYKPIITCGLFAYNGSLLYTMLGATATYLIIMIQFDVSFPSLAIVNSTEPQQL